A window of the Egibacter rhizosphaerae genome harbors these coding sequences:
- a CDS encoding adenylosuccinate synthase translates to MGAIIVVGTQWGDEGKGKATDLLADDVGYVVRYQGGNNAGHTIIVGDRTLKLHLVPSGVMYPAVTPVIADGVVLDPGVLLEELDELVAQGLDVSKLAISGNAHLIMPYHRELDRVTERYLGKQKLGTTKRGIGPAYADKAARVGLRVQDLYDMKIFRQKLDTVLKEKNAVLSRVYNRMPMSAAEIETEYAVYAERLRPYIADTVSLLHDAMDGGERVLLEGAQGTLLDLDHGTYPFVTSSNPVAGGALTGAGVGPNDIEQVIGITKAYVTRVGSGPFPTELDGEIAERITDRGAEYGTTTGRRRRVGWFDAVLARYAARVNGLTEHFLTKLDVLSQFETVRLCRAYRYQGEEYEHFPPHQSIIHHAEPVYEDLPGWHEDISGVTEFSDLPKEAQAFVERIEELGGVPVRWVSVGPARSQTLERGR, encoded by the coding sequence ATGGGCGCGATCATCGTTGTCGGCACCCAGTGGGGTGACGAGGGCAAGGGCAAGGCCACCGATCTGCTGGCCGACGACGTGGGCTACGTCGTGCGCTATCAGGGGGGCAACAACGCGGGCCACACGATCATCGTGGGCGACCGCACGCTGAAGCTCCACCTCGTGCCGAGCGGGGTCATGTACCCGGCGGTCACGCCGGTGATCGCCGACGGGGTCGTCCTCGACCCGGGGGTCCTGTTGGAGGAGCTCGACGAGCTCGTCGCCCAGGGCCTCGACGTCTCGAAGCTCGCGATCAGCGGCAACGCGCACCTGATCATGCCCTATCACCGTGAGCTCGACCGCGTGACCGAGCGGTACCTCGGCAAGCAGAAGCTCGGCACCACCAAGCGCGGCATCGGGCCCGCGTACGCGGACAAGGCCGCACGGGTGGGGCTGCGCGTGCAGGACCTGTACGACATGAAGATCTTCCGCCAGAAGCTCGACACGGTGCTGAAGGAGAAGAACGCGGTCCTCTCGCGCGTCTACAACCGCATGCCGATGAGCGCCGCCGAGATCGAGACCGAGTACGCGGTCTATGCCGAGCGCCTGCGCCCGTACATCGCCGACACCGTCAGCCTGCTGCATGACGCAATGGACGGCGGCGAGCGCGTGCTGCTCGAGGGTGCCCAGGGCACGCTGCTCGACCTCGACCACGGCACCTATCCGTTCGTCACCTCCTCGAACCCGGTGGCGGGGGGTGCGCTGACCGGCGCCGGTGTCGGCCCGAACGACATCGAGCAGGTTATCGGGATCACGAAGGCGTACGTCACCCGGGTCGGGTCGGGGCCGTTCCCCACCGAGCTCGACGGCGAGATCGCCGAGCGGATCACCGACCGGGGCGCCGAGTACGGCACGACCACGGGCCGTCGCCGGCGCGTGGGCTGGTTCGACGCGGTGCTCGCCCGTTACGCGGCGAGGGTGAACGGCCTGACCGAGCATTTCCTCACCAAGCTGGACGTTCTCAGCCAGTTCGAGACGGTGCGGCTGTGCCGTGCCTACCGCTACCAGGGCGAGGAGTACGAGCACTTCCCCCCTCACCAGTCGATCATCCACCACGCCGAGCCGGTGTACGAGGACCTGCCCGGTTGGCACGAGGACATCTCCGGGGTGACCGAGTTCAGCGACCTGCCGAAGGAGGCGCAGGCCTTCGTCGAGCGCATCGAGGAGCTTGGCGGGGTCCCCGTCCGGTGGGTCTCGGTCGGCCCGGCCCGCAGCCAGACGCTCGAACGGGGTCGCTGA
- the purD gene encoding phosphoribosylamine--glycine ligase translates to MKVLVLGGGGREHALCWALDRSPSVQEVVCAPGNPGIAEVADVRALDVTDDEEVVALARALAADLVVVGPEAPLVAGVADALRGAGVAVFGPSADAARLEGSKAFAKEVMAAAGVPTARWWTGDDAEAARAALDEFAPPYVVKADGLAAGKGVVIASSRSQAEDAVDEALVTGAFGEAGRRVVLEEFLQGPEVSLFGVADGQYARALVAAQDYKRIGDDDTGPNTGGMGAYSPVPALDDAAVEALGEAILGPVAAALAERGTPYVGVLYAGLVMTPDGPKVLEFNARFGDPEAQAFLPRLRADGPGDLGLLLSAAARGDLPGAPPLAWDRRACATVVLASAGYPASSSSGDPISGVREAAAVPDALVFHAGTAVEEGELVTAGGRVLSVSGLGATVAQARAISYQAADRIWFAGQQRREDIAARPLGG, encoded by the coding sequence GTGAAGGTGCTCGTGCTCGGGGGCGGCGGGCGCGAGCACGCCCTGTGCTGGGCGCTCGACCGTTCCCCCTCGGTGCAGGAGGTCGTCTGCGCGCCCGGCAACCCCGGCATCGCTGAGGTGGCGGACGTCCGCGCGCTTGACGTGACCGACGACGAGGAGGTCGTGGCGCTCGCCCGGGCACTGGCCGCGGACCTCGTCGTCGTCGGGCCGGAGGCGCCGCTGGTCGCGGGCGTGGCGGACGCGTTGCGCGGGGCGGGTGTGGCGGTGTTCGGTCCTTCCGCCGATGCGGCGCGGCTCGAGGGCTCGAAAGCGTTCGCCAAGGAGGTCATGGCTGCCGCGGGGGTGCCGACGGCCCGCTGGTGGACCGGGGACGACGCCGAGGCGGCCCGCGCCGCTCTGGACGAGTTCGCACCGCCCTACGTGGTGAAGGCGGACGGGCTCGCCGCGGGGAAGGGTGTCGTGATCGCCAGCAGCCGGTCCCAGGCCGAGGACGCCGTCGACGAGGCGCTCGTGACCGGTGCGTTCGGTGAGGCCGGCCGACGCGTCGTGCTGGAGGAGTTCCTCCAGGGCCCGGAGGTCAGCCTCTTCGGCGTTGCCGACGGGCAGTACGCCCGCGCGCTCGTCGCGGCGCAGGACTACAAGCGGATCGGCGACGACGACACCGGCCCGAACACCGGCGGGATGGGGGCGTACTCCCCGGTACCCGCGCTCGACGACGCGGCGGTCGAGGCACTCGGCGAGGCGATACTCGGTCCGGTGGCCGCGGCTCTCGCCGAGCGCGGCACCCCGTACGTCGGAGTGCTCTACGCAGGGCTGGTGATGACGCCGGACGGCCCGAAGGTGCTCGAGTTCAACGCGCGCTTCGGCGACCCCGAGGCGCAGGCCTTCCTGCCGCGCCTGCGCGCCGACGGTCCGGGCGACCTCGGCTTGCTGTTGTCCGCTGCTGCGCGCGGCGATCTTCCCGGTGCACCGCCGCTCGCGTGGGACCGGCGGGCCTGCGCGACGGTGGTGTTGGCCTCGGCCGGGTATCCGGCCTCCTCCTCCTCGGGGGACCCGATCTCGGGCGTGAGGGAGGCCGCCGCGGTGCCGGACGCGCTGGTGTTCCACGCCGGCACGGCTGTGGAGGAGGGCGAACTCGTCACCGCGGGCGGGCGGGTGCTCTCCGTCTCGGGTCTGGGGGCGACCGTCGCCCAGGCGCGGGCGATCTCGTATCAGGCCGCGGACCGGATCTGGTTCGCGGGTCAGCAACGGCGGGAGGACATCGCGGCTCGGCCGCTCGGCGGCTGA